In Acaryochloris marina S15, a single genomic region encodes these proteins:
- a CDS encoding class I SAM-dependent methyltransferase yields MGQSAKFWDKIADRYLKQPIADVAAYEKKLQVTQEYFQPSMEVLEIGCGTGSTAIVHAPYVKHIRAIDFSANMIDIAQTRAAAQNIPNLTFEQSSIDELDIPYQTLDAVLGLSILHLLEDKEAVIAKVFDMLKPGGIFVTSTVCLGDKMAWFKWIAPIGKFLGLFPLVKVFTVQELADSLTDAHFKIDHQWQPGNDKVVFIVAKKPS; encoded by the coding sequence ATGGGACAGTCTGCGAAGTTTTGGGACAAAATTGCTGACCGATATTTGAAACAACCCATTGCAGATGTAGCAGCCTACGAGAAAAAGTTACAAGTTACCCAAGAATACTTTCAGCCCAGCATGGAAGTCTTGGAGATTGGCTGCGGTACTGGATCAACGGCAATCGTCCATGCTCCTTATGTCAAACATATTCGAGCCATTGATTTCTCTGCCAATATGATTGATATCGCTCAGACTAGAGCCGCTGCCCAAAATATCCCTAACCTCACCTTTGAACAGTCCAGTATTGATGAGCTAGATATCCCCTATCAGACCCTTGATGCAGTCTTAGGCCTGAGTATTCTGCATTTATTAGAAGATAAGGAAGCGGTCATTGCTAAGGTGTTTGACATGCTCAAGCCCGGTGGCATTTTCGTCACCAGTACAGTCTGCCTGGGAGATAAGATGGCCTGGTTTAAATGGATTGCCCCCATTGGCAAGTTCTTGGGACTTTTCCCGTTAGTCAAAGTCTTTACGGTGCAAGAACTCGCAGATAGTTTGACGGATGCTCATTTTAAGATTGACCACCAATGGCAACCCGGCAATGACAAAGTTGTTTTTATTGTGGCGAAAAAGCCCTCTTAA